CTACAGgcttgccctcctcggcaGGTGTCATTCAGCCATATCCAAGGGAAATCCTAATTACTTATAGAGATGAAGGGTTTCGTACATCAACAGCTAGCAAGTCTTTCGTCATCCTGCTTGGTGACGTTTTCCGCTACCAGCGTCGCGTTGTCGGGCATCAACTATTTCAAGTTTGAGGCGTCCCAACTTGTGAAAGATGCCATTGCCAACTTGGAAAAACTACAACCTTGGTAACGCGAGCCTCTTTGACTTTGGCGACGAGGATACTGCTTCTGGTCAGAGAGCCGCCCACTCATGAAACGCGATCCCCGGTGATCGTTCCTGACTGTCGCCCACGGCATGGTTCCTGCTCGACCTCTTGACGAGCCTGGCTTTGGTCGATGGTGTCCCTTCGGTGGCCGTGTGTTACCAGAACTGTTCTCAGCACGACGAGGCTCAGTGCGACGAGGTCACCACCAAGTGGTCGAGTCCTTCCTACCAGTGAGTGGTACAGTTAATGAAGCCATCACAGAGACGCTGCTGACGAGCGAGAAGTTGGTCAAGCAGCTGCAGCCGTGGCGCAAGGCCAGCCCCAGCGccaagaaggggggggtgaCGAGGCGGACATCAACGAGGCGGACTTGCAGCCGGCCTACTACGGCAGCAAGGCAGCAACTACAACTACCTGTAGCAGCTCAAGCAGAACTACGACCGTTGGGGGTTCCTCTACGGTGCCACCGCTGGTGGCAGCGAGGACTGGTACATCACAGGCCAGATCGATTGCTACGTGACGCAGAACGGTCGTCTGTGTCCCCAAATAGAAAGTCCCATACCTAGATGAGCCAACAAAGCGGCAAGTAATCATCAATGATACGTAAATTGCAGTGTTGAGTAATGACTGTTTTGAATTGTATGTGTCGTAATGATCATTTGAGCCGATGAGTGCGTCTGGCTTAGCACACAGCATATGGAGTAAGCATGTCCGCATCGTAAATAATGTAAATCGTGTGCAGAGTAGATTTTGTATCCAGCCGAGGCCATTTCCATGGAGCCGTAAGATCAAGAAGTTTCATGTCTTCAAAACCACCAATTCGATTTGGAAGGAGAATTGAACGTTGATATAGCAACACGTGCAACCAGCGTGTACTGATGATACAAGCTGCGCGCAGTCAGGGCTGGCTACCTGGCTCCTGCAGGCAAGGTACTTACTTGAGCTCAACTTCGGCTCCATTCAGCCTTAAAGTGGCGACAGAACGTGGTCTGACAGATATGTGCTCCCGCGCATTCCCCCCTTGAAACCCCTCAACTGTAAATGGACTGCTGCCGCCAGTTCACAGATGCAGACAGCCAACCAGAGGTTAGTAGTTGGCACACTCACTAGCCCCCACGCATCCGTAGATCACCCGGCTGGCAAACGTCGCCGAGCCATCTTTCCCAAGGGAAAGCCAAATTCCTCCAATCGGTTCCGCTCGGATACTTGTGGAAAGGGGAAGGAATCCTCTTGGCACTGTGTagcccgccgcggccggggTTATCGCAGCCGGCTTCGTCTCGCCATTTTCCCAGTCTGGTTTCCTGGCACCATGAGAAACCTCGATGCGTCATGTATGGGCCGAAGATCTCGTCCCAGCATGAAGGAGCGGACGTGGACCTCTTCGTAGCCGGAATTGAAATACGTATCTCATTGCCCGGTTTCAATCCAGATGTGACTTGAATGTTTGTGCCACAGCCTTGCAGGATGGGGCCTTCCAGAAAGAAaaaccaacaacagcaaATGTGCACGCCGCGGCAGTAGCGTTTGGGCATAGAGGGGGTCTCGATGTTGACGAAATCCCGGCTGTAGGCGGTGACTGACGTTACCGGGTTAAAGAGGAGAGGGTCTCCCAGAACCTCACCTCAATCGGATGCCCATCGTCTTGTTCAGCATGGCTATCGTCATGTCATAGTGATCAAAGGCCGCAGAGGTTATCTCCTGGCCCGCCTTGTGCCTAGAAACGACTCGATCAGCGTGAGTCCTGGCCATGGGCACGGAAGCAAGACTTACAGATCAGGTTCTTTcgtctcctcgaccttgcgGGATCTAATTTTCCACGGCTCAGTCTTCTGGCGCTGATGCGCCACGTGGATGAGGTTCTTGAGGATCTTGTGCTCAAGCCCGGCctcgcgcgccgccgcctgcagAAACCACAAGGTCCGTTTGTACTCCTCTTGGTCCCAGCAGGCGCCCTTCTCCCGAAATGCCGCTCGTAGCTGGTCCCGCACGACATACTTGTACGGCGCCGCGAACTGGACCGCCCGGAGGAGCTCGCGGTAGAGGTGCCGGTAGGCACGGATCTTCTCCAGATGAGACATAGAAGAAGGGGACTTTAAAGATGATTCGATGCGATGCAAGGCCGTATGTGTGTAACGGGCTGTGATGAGCGAGGGCGAATTATAGTAAGCGGTTGTAAAGTGTGACGGGCATGAGAAATTGAGTGGAAggccgaccgaccgacccTTGGCTTCCTCAGGAGCTTCCTAAGCTCAGCGTGCAGGTACAGATCAATCCCGGGTAGCGCACGGGCCACATGGAGATTTCCATCCCCAGGCACGGCTCGTCCGACCTCATCCCAAAAAATTCCATCCACTGAGCGAACCAAGTCACGGCGACCGGTCTCCTCAATCCTCACCATCTCGactcgcctcgcctcgcccgcAAACCCGGCCGATCCCACCATGGCGCCCCGACTGCCCGCGAGCTGCCTCCAGCTTCTCCGATCCTCGACGATAACCAATGCCTGCGCCGCCACGGTCGCCAACAATGCCTCGTCCGTCCTCGCCGGTCCccgcctccacctcctccctTTCACCGCGAAGCGCGGCGTCAAGTACGGCTGGTCTACGCTCCCGAAGCGCAGCAAGCCCGCACGTTTCAACCAGACGACCGCCGGCCTGCCAGCCCTCACGAccggccccgccgccgccctcgcccgccgcgagAAGACAACACCCTTGAGGACCGGCGTGCTCGCCACCAAGAAGGGCATGACGGCGGTTTACTACGGCAAGAAGCGCGTTCCCTGCACCATCCTCCAGCTCGACCAGGTTCAGGTCGTCGCCAACAAGACGCGTGCCAAGAACGGCTACTGGGCCGTCCAGATCGGCGCCGGTACCAAGGAGCCCCGTAACGTCGAGCGCCCGCTGCTGGGCTACtacgaggccaagggcatcgCGCCCAAGCGTCATCTTGCCGAGTTCAAGGTCCGCTCCGAGGACGGCCTGCTGCCCGTCGGCGTCCAGCTGTTCCCGGACTGGTTCCAGACGGGCCAGTACGTCGACGTCCGCTCCAACAGCCGCGGCATGGGCTTCGCCGGTGGCATGAAGCGCCACGGCTTCGCCGGTCAGGAGGCCTCCCACGGAAACTCGCTCAACCACCGCACCATCGGTACTACGGGTCCCTCGCAGGGTTCCGGATCCAGAGTCCTCCCCGGCAAGAAGATGCCTGGCCGCATGGGCAACGAGCGCGTCACAATGCAGAACCTGACGGTACTCAAGGTCGACAACGAGCTGGGCGTTGTGctcgtcaagggcgccgtcgccgggccCAAGAACTGCATCGTGCAGCTGCAGGAcgccaagaagcgcaaggccCCGGCCCTGCCCTACCGGCAAGAGAAGCTGAAGGAGCTCCTGGAGAGCaacgaggacgccgaggcgaGGTTGCAGGAGGCTAGGGAGAGACATCtggagctgaagaaggagaggagagaattGCCGGCGTTTGTATAGATAGTGTCATGGCGTCCAtttcccccttttctccccctcctcaccGTTGTTATTGTTGCTTTTCACGAAAAAGTCCGTGTACTATACATGTTGTACATTTACCACCATCATCCATCGCTCCCCTTACGAGAGGCGCAAAGCTTAGGGCCGCAATCTCGCCCTCCAAATCATAAACCACCCAATGACCACCATGAGTGTGTTTTCGAGCTGTGACTTCCGAGGTGCTCCGCTCCATTTAGCCAACGACCTCGTTCGGCATCGTGTTAGACGCTTCGCCCCTATCTCCCCTCCGCGTCAATTAGACCCATGTAGTGAGTGCCTTTATTTGAGAGTTGTCTGCCTGAaccccctcgtcgccgccgccgccgcagccgctgCAGCCTGTTCGTCCACGTCGTCATCCAGCTCATCCGCCACAATGCCCTGGAACGGGTCCGCCccgtcgagcaggtcgatTCTGCGGCCGTCGGGCGTCTCGAGGCTCCACTCGGTCGTCTCGAAGAGGCCCTTGTGCGAGGTGCGGTAGCTCGCGAAGCGCATCAGCGCCTCGCCGCGCGTGCCCTTGACGCTGAAGGCGATGTTGATGCGCCCGTGCAGCTGGTTCATCTCGCCCGAGATCCAGGGGATCTGGTGCTTGAACTgcacctcgtcgcccagcagCTCGCGCGCGGCGGGCGACGTCCGCAGCGCGTACAGCGTCGAGGCGATGACGGGGGACGACGACTTTTGGTAGTTGAAAATGGCGACGCTgcaggcggcgatgacggcagCGAAGAGGGGCAGAGTGCGGGACCAGCGGAAGGTGATTTGGCTGAGGTCTggggtgagagagaaagagggagaaaggggTCAGCAACGGACACCTATGCGTAGATggacgcggacggcggaAGGACTACCAACCTGGGAGTTCTCGGTCGGCGCGGCGCTCCATCAGCGGTCCCGACCCGGGCTTCGGCGCGGCTGTCGCCCACCTCCGTTGTGTCTGCGCTctgagctgctgctgctgctgcgtctGTCGTGCGGCGGCGCTCCGCAGCGAGGAGGCCCATCTCCTCGGGATCGTTCTGGAAAGCATGCTCGGGGAGTCGGCGTCACTCTTGACAGGTCGTCAGAGGAAATTGGTCGTATacggtggtggtagtggtcgcggtggcagtggcagtAGCAGTGGTAGTGATGTCGAATTCGCCTAGCAAATTCTCGGGGATGCTCCGAATCAGGCCATTGAAGAAGTTCGGTGGTCGGTCGGTctcggcgggcgggcgggccaAGCTCCTCGCAAAAAAAGTTCCCGGGGGCCCAGGCGGTACTGTGTCCATTGGAAACACTGCAATCCACTAAAAGCCTCGCTGAGCTTCTACCAATCGCTCGACAAGCATATCCCTGTTCCACATGGCCAGCTGGCACGCGCGTCATAAGGCTGAGCTATCACGGtcacgccccccccccctcctcttcgaaCTTCTATTGAATATAGGTAATtacctacctaaggtacGTGCCTAGCCAGCCACGTATAAAATCCGACTTCAACGCAGCCATCCGCATTCCCCACGATAAAAAGAATCGCGATCTTTGCGATTCGATCCGGATCTCTTCTCTCAACCTCCGGCGATCTCGAATACCGTATCACGACGACAGGAACCCCAACGCCCAGATGGCAGAACCCAGAGGCGCGGCCGCCCGTCTGCGGCGCACATTCCACTACCCCACGGACGACGACTCTGCAGACTCTCAGCCCGAAGCCATGGACGAAGAAGGTAACCCTTAGTCCCCAGCTGTGCCGACCTCTCTTTGCCGGACCAACCGCTCACACCTTCAACAGAACAGGAAATCCTCATCCAACGCCTCGCAGACGAAAACGCCGCCCGAAACGCCCAGTTCaacaccctcctcctcgccctaCCCCTCCTCGCGACAGTCCCTTACATCGTTTCCATCCTCCGCCTGTCCGCTCCTTTGACCTCCCTACTCTCCATCACATCACTCCTCTCGACCGCCTACCTCCTGCGCACCCAGCCCCCTGGCATCACTGGCATCACCTTGCTCGACGTTTGGTTTCGCCCCAAGACGCCGCGCGccagcccctcctcctcgatcgcctcgtcgacctcgtccgtctcggccgcgtcgtcgtcgtcgtcgtcatcgtcgtaCCAGCCGATACGGGCACCGATGCGGACAAGACCTAGGAGGAGCTCCTTCTCGTTCGTCGAGGACCACAAGTCCCCGCTCGAGACGTACCTGCCCTACCTTAACTTCGGGCTCTGCGTCGTGCTCGTGCTGACGGGTCTCGTAACGCGGTCCGGCGAGAGACACACGCTTGGCCACGTCGGGCTGGGGAACCTACCGGCCATCGTGTACGTCGTGATTCTCATCGCGAAGGTGGTCATGGGCAGCGTGGACCCGGAAAAGGAGCTGGCCGCACTCAGATACGACTTCAAGGGCGCGTGAATCGACCACCGCGACTGTTGATCCGTAACGAAAACGCCATGTATAGCAAGGGGACGAAAACGCTAGTTGGGGCGGCCTACTTACACGACTTATGCCGGAATGATAACGTTACTATCAGTTGAAAGCGTAGATATTGGACTAAATGGTATCTCTTGTGGTTGGAAGGGGGCTACGAAATGTAATTCGGGAGAGTGCGCAAGTCTATCTACTACAGGCGGCACGTAATTATAACCATCTACACGTCTATGGATTCATTGAAGCGCAAAACACCGTGACTTTTTAGAACGCCGTCCACCCCCTTGGGCAACCGCGGAAACGGATCTGTCAGAGAATTCGTCGACGAAGGCTCCAGCGACTTGTCCGTGACAAGGGCGAGGCCGTTTGACTTGATTGCGTCCACCAGGGCGGGGACCATGTCCTGTGATGATGCGGTCAGCACAGCACACACAACGAGAGGCGAGAGGGGAAAAGAATAAAAAGACTTACGAGTAGGCGTGAACAGCAGATTAATCCCATAAAATTGTTGCCCTGCGCAATCCTGACCACCTCCTTGATCGAGGCAGACCTACGGCCGTGGCTCTGGATCACGTCCGGGGGCGCCATGACATCCtcccggccgaggtcgtTGCAGAGGAAGACGGGGAAGTTGGGCTGCTTCCAGTTGATCGCCGTGCACATGCTCGGGTTGTACGAGCTGAAGACGACGGAGCGGACCGACTCGAGGGACTGCGCCCTCTGCGCGCGGGCGTGGTCAAAGACAATGGTCAGAAGGGAGTCGACAAAGGTGTTGAGGTCCAGTGAcgggccgaggccgatggcgCGTTCCTCTTCCAGCGACGGGTAGAGAATCTGGATGTTGACGTGCATGCCGtgcggcagcagcgccaacgcctcgtcgaggggaatgcccgccgtcgccaagacGCGATggacgtcggcgatgtcATCCAGGGGTCTCGAACGCAACGACGACAGCTCGGCGCGACTCGGGCTCTTGCACGTGATGGTGTTGAACTGCTCCATCGTCAGCCGGGAAATGGGCAGGTCGATACCCCCGCACGGTATCGTCCACCTCGGCCACAGCACGGGCACGCCATCGCTGGTGTGCTGGACGAAGAGGCGGACAAAGTCGCCAGACAGACTTGACCCCGTCACGAACGTGCTGGGGCTGCGGTCGAACTGGCTCGTGGCCTTCCAATACGTCTCAAAGTCCGTGATCTCGAGCGGCTTGCCGTTGAAGGGCTTGATGACCTGCGTGTGGAAGCTTATCTGGCCGATTGCGCGTAACCTCGGGTCGAACAGGGGTAGACAGCATTTGCCGGAGCTGCTGAGCAGCGCCTTGAACGTGTTGGGCAGGGCCACCGTTTTGGCGATGATCTTTGCGCCGTAGGTCGGGAAAACGTCAAAGTCCAGGGTGAAAGATTCGAGATTGTCGATCTGGAACGAAACAATACGGGTGTCTTCTTGGAAAGGCAGCATGATGTTCTTCGGGATGAGGTCGGAAACCTTGGACGAGATCGTGAGGCGGGCAGCCGGGTACTTTCCGTCGTGGAAGAACACTAGGGGCTGGTCTCCGTTCTCCTCGAAGCTGATCTGGATGACAGTCTTGGTGTCGAGGAAATTGTGCCCGTAGCGGCGCAGCGGTATtatgggcggcggcagctcgaGCTCGGGGATGGCGTCCGGATCGAGAGCCATCGGGTCGGGTCCACTGctggccatcatcggccCCAGTCCGGGCTGCAGAATCATGGGGCTTGCTTTGGTCCTCGCGTTGAAAGGAGCTAGTAGTTGCATGCACTCCAGGTGGCCCTCCCACGCTGCGTAGTACATCGCCGGGAGGTCCTTCTCGTCAACTATGTTCGGGTCCGCTCCGACATCCAGCAGGGCCTGGAGGCAAGGGACGTTGCCTTCGCTCGCGGCGTGGACCAGGGGCGTCCATCCGTACAACTTGTCGATCTGGTCGAGATCTGCGCCAAAGTTCTTAAGCAGCAACAGGAGCTCTGGCATCTGGCCGGACCGAGCCACAAGGTGCTGAGGGTAGAGCCCCTCGGCGTCAGGAACGATCTGTGCGCCATGCTGTAGCAGCATCTCGACGATTGCCAGCGACCCGTGCTCGCACGCAAGATTCAGCGGCACATGGTCTGCGTCCGACACCGGGTCAATACGAGCGGACTTTGCCAGTAACCGCTCAACGCACTGCAGGTGACCGTGTATTATCGAGTGTACTAGTGGTGTGAAGTTGTCGTGGTCGATCAGATCCATCGTTTGAGGGTTCGCTGCTCACAACACGTTAGCAGTCCGTTCAGAGTTCCAACGAGCAACCTGATCTTTACCGCTGGTAAGGGCATCGAGCATGTCCAGGCGTCCATGCATGCTGGCGTAGTGCAGTGGGACTCTGCCATAGACATCGGTGCGGTCGACAGCCACGCCCTTGGCGAGGCCGTACTCGAGAACAAAGGTGTTTCCGTAGATGGCGGCCTGGTGCAGGCAGTTACGCTCGTTGATGTCGTCCTCCGACTGAATGTCAACCAGACCAGTATCGAGTAGGACCTGCAGAGTCTCTTTGGGCGCCTCGTGGATTGCTGCGAGGAACGTCCGGGTTATCCTCTCCATCAACGAAACGTcggagcccgagcccgaggatGAGCTGGCGGCGGTCCTCATGCGGATCAGCAGGTCCCTCAGCGCCTCCAGGTTCCCCGAGATGACCGTGTCGAGCAGGAGAGTATCCgcatcgccctcgtcggtcCCGAGCAGGTGCTGGCTGCTCACGATGTGGTCACTGCGAGGCTCGAAGCTAACATTGTCTCCTTCAGCCCAAGCCCCTAGATCTTGCAAACTAGTCGTTGCTTGGTCGGAGAGTTCGCTGATGACGGTAGCGTTGAAGAAGGGCTGGACCTCAACTGCTCTTGACAGGTAGAGTTCCTTTGTTTTCGACTTTGATGTCTTGTCCCACTTTTTGAGGATCTTGGAAAAGGCCGTTCCGTTGATCTCAACAAACTGCTGCAGCTTGTTCAGGTCGCCAGCGAACTGTTGGAAGCCCTCCTCGAGGGTTGTGAACTTGGCTGACCGCCTTGAAACCCCATTGCGAGACTGCAGaaccttcttcttgtcgagAAGGGTCTTCAACCGGACTTTGAGCTGCAGAGCGGGGGGTCACGCTTAGTAACAGGCGAGTCATTGCGTTCAGCTACAGATAATTACAtacctcggcctcctttTGAAGGTAAAAGGCGTTGACTTTTTCGAGCTCTCGTTCCTGTTCGACGGTCAGTAAGTACGGTGGGAAGTTCATCGCACTGACCCATGGTGGGATACTTACCAGCTGGAAGAAGAACGTAGCCTTGTTGGCCTGGAGAGCAGCCTGGGAATCTATAGATATTGCGGAGCGGAGAGTGTCATTTTGTGCGCTCAGCGTGGGAGTAGCCGACAGTTTCTTGATGAGCTAACAGCGGGTGTCAGTGGCAACGTCGCGTATGTTTGGTTCATGTCATGGGGGCTTGCTCCATTCCCTTACCcctggggggaggggatagCGCCGGGTACCGAGGTGACTAAACTCTCGCAGGGTGCCTTTGTCTCTTTGTGGTTTCTTCACCGAACCCGCTACCACTGCGGAAGAGAAACGACAGAGcgaggggggcgggggcaGCATGGGGCATAGAGATGGTGAGTTGTGTGAGCTAGGGACAATAAACATACCTTTTTGAGCGCCTTGTAGTTGACGAAACTCGCGGCATACTCAGGGACCTCAAGCTGACGCTTCTGGATCTGCTTGCCGAACTTCCTACTGAACTGTTAGCGCACGTTCACCGTGGGCATTCATAGGGGGGCGAAACAAGTGGCCCGGTATACTGACATGGTGGGCGGACGCCCGTGGAATCACGTCGTCCAAAGGCAACAGAGCACTTGAAAAAAACGGCGGTATTTCTTTGGTGCTGGCGAGCTGTCCAAGTGGGAGTCTGCAGAAGGAGGCGAGAGCGGTACGACGGCGTTGAGGCCTTTCGGCTTGAGAATGCGTCGGCGGCAGGCAAGAGAAGTGAGTGACTCGCACAAGGATGCACTGAGTGACGTCGactggcagcagcagcagtgccTTGAGACAACTATAGGATGATGAAGAATGGCCGCACGTGGGGGGGCTCCTGGGTGGCGTCAGCTGCTCGGGAAGTGATCAAACTCGAGGAGCCGAGGCCTTCGGTGAGCCTTTTCAGCAGAAGTAATCCGGTGGATGAGGCCTGCAGGGGGAATCGAGCTTAGAGAGGGTGGAAAGTAAAGTGTAGTAGctccagctcgaggagaGAGTCGAATACTCGAAGCTATTGATCGAGTCAGGAAACGGTTGGTCCGAGAAGAAACAGGAAGCTGGGCAAGCCTCGGGAGGTGCCCGTTCTGTAGCAAGCTGGCCGCTTGGCCGACACAACCATCAAGTAGTTGGGGCTCTGGACTCGGAACAGGCGCGGGAAGAGAGGGACCCCTGAACATTGAAGTGGGATCCATATGGGTTCTGGTGTATCCGTAGAGCGTGCGGAATGGGTTACAGGTGGGGGGTAGGCTGAAGCTATCCCGGACATGCCTCGGTGCCAACCAGGATCTGGTGATCGAGAGGAGGGGTCGTAGCGCACTTGGCTCTCGTGGCATGGGCATGGCCGGGTTGAATGCTTGGAACCGGTGTGGTACGCAGGTTAGGAGGAATCGAAAGTAGAGACTGCGTGGGGGCAACGGGGACGGTGAATGGACGCGCATACCCGCTCGCAGTGGATGACAATACACCATGTCAGCGCCAGTTGATTTTGAGCGATGCTGGTCTGTTGTTCTATCCGGAGTTGTCTCCAACGAGCAAGCAGGGCATTATGTGGTCTCGAACCAGAACCAGATCCGGCTGGGCTCGGATGGGGAGTTTCAAGCAAAGTGGACGAGACGAAGTCGGGAACCTGGGCTCGGTATTGTCCGGGGGTGTTGGTCCTGACCAccacctccctcccttgcCTAGGAGAAAAGCAGATAAGTGAGGAGGGGTGTTGAAGGAGGTGGTAGATGACAGGTACCGTGCATGGTCGGGACTGAAGCTGAGAGCCAAGACAAGAGACTGACGCAACGCGAGGGAAAGCACGGCAGACACCGAGAAACTAGCGGACTGCAACGAATCGGAGTAGATCACGAAGGGTGCTACACGTAGAGAAACGGTCATGCTTACCGTACAGAAAGGAAGGTTCAGACGATGATCAGCGTCGCTTGAATCCGCTGAGCTTGGACGGTCGACCGTGGACCGAGAGTTGATaccgatgacgatgcagtTGGAGGATGCGTCGTTGTTTGGAGTGTGTGGAGGAGAGACCGGGGAGATGAAGTTGAATAAAGCCAAGTCGACGCTGGGCAAAGAGTAAAGAAGGCTCCGTCTTGACTAGATACCTTGTGTCGAGTTCCGTGACACGGCAGCAAGTGAGAACAACGGCAGCGGTCCGGATGTGAGGCTCGGGTCGGGTGTGAGTAAGAGTTGTgtgggatgagatgggaaTCGGGACTGAGACTGAGACTGCGACTGAGTGACAACCTTTGAACGGGCCTGCGCGGGCATGCAAACGCTGGATGGGAGTCGTGAAATGCAaatgggcggcggccggggtggcTTGGCCAACCACTGTGTCGGTCTGTCCAATGGGAGGACCCCGTGTCGGCCAGTGATGGGCCAATTACGGATCCGTCTGCCGGCTCTTGGCCCACGCCTCTGGCCTCTTGCCCGTACGGTGCACCGATCagccccccttcctcctcccctgtAAACCGCCCGTCAAGGCCGAAACTGCGAAGCTGGGCTGGTGCGGGGTACTAACTGTAGCCTGCCTGTACAGATAGGTACTCCGTAGactgtacctacctacctgggtAAGTAGGTATGTCATGCCGTACATATTTGGAAAGTTGCCCAAGCTACCTTGATGCTGCATCACTTCTGCCCTTGAACATACGAAGGCGTCCGGGTCAACATCACAGCGAGGCGTTGGAACACCCACCCCCCCGCGAAGTCATGAAGAATCGGGACACTTGGCCCGTCCAATATACCCGCTTTCCGCCGTCTCGTCGCCTGTTTGACAACGCAACCGCATTGCATCTAAGAGTCTATAACACCAAAGATGTTGACCACGTGTGTGTCGTATGCACGCCGTTTCTCCGTGGGACCCAGTTTGCGCGCCCAAAATCTCTTCACCCGGCAAAGCACCGAGACCGAGTCTTGACCTTTTATGATTAGCTTTAATCACTGTTGTTTGAtttctctctgtcttccTGGATGACTGCAGACATGAACACGACAGGGCATCTCTGCATGTACCTTGCACACCACTGTAGCAGTATGTAGACCGCATGTACCCCTTCTGACAGCGGCCGGGCACATGTACACTACGTTGGACTCAAGGAATACCCGTGGAAACCCCTCCCAATGGAGCCACAAATGCGCTCGATTCGCTTCCCCTAAAAGCCAAGTCTTCAGACAGCCAGCCAATGACGGCTCGCATACGAACCACGTTTTTCCTCGACATGCCAAGTACGAGGCTGAAATGAGCGACAGCATAatgtgtgtgttgtgtgaCGACCTGAGCCACCAGAACGAAAAAC
This genomic interval from Colletotrichum higginsianum IMI 349063 chromosome 9, whole genome shotgun sequence contains the following:
- a CDS encoding Mitochondrial carrier protein, translating into MSHLEKIRAYRHLYRELLRAVQFAAPYKYVVRDQLRAAFREKGACWDQEEYKRTLWFLQAAAREAGLEHKILKNLIHVAHQRQKTEPWKIRSRKVEETKEPDLHKAGQEITSAAFDHYDMTIAMLNKTMGIRLR
- a CDS encoding Ankyrin repeat protein nuc-2; amino-acid sequence: MDLIDHDNFTPLVHSIIHGHLQCVERLLAKSARIDPVSDADHVPLNLACEHGSLAIVEMLLQHGAQIVPDAEGLYPQHLVARSGQMPELLLLLKNFGADLDQIDKLYGWTPLVHAASEGNVPCLQALLDVGADPNIVDEKDLPAMYYAAWEGHLECMQLLAPFNARTKASPMILQPGLGPMMASSGPDPMALDPDAIPELELPPPIIPLRRYGHNFLDTKTVIQISFEENGDQPLVFFHDGKYPAARLTISSKVSDLIPKNIMLPFQEDTRIVSFQIDNLESFTLDFDVFPTYGAKIIAKTVALPNTFKALLSSSGKCCLPLFDPRLRAIGQISFHTQVIKPFNGKPLEITDFETYWKATSQFDRSPSTFVTGSSLSGDFVRLFVQHTSDGVPVLWPRWTIPCGGIDLPISRLTMEQFNTITCKSPSRAELSSLRSRPLDDIADVHRVLATAGIPLDEALALLPHGMHVNIQILYPSLEEERAIGLGPSLDLNTFVDSLLTIVFDHARAQRAQSLESVRSVVFSSYNPSMCTAINWKQPNFPVFLCNDLGREDVMAPPDVIQSHGRRSASIKEVVRIAQGNNFMGLICCSRLLDMVPALVDAIKSNGLALVTDKSLEPSSTNSLTDPFPRLPKGVDGVLKSHGVLRFNESIDV
- a CDS encoding Cytochrome oxidase assembly, encoding MLSRTIPRRWASSLRSAAARQTQQQQQLRAQTQRRWATAAPKPGSGPLMERRADRELPDLSQITFRWSRTLPLFAAVIAACSVAIFNYQKSSSPVIASTLYALRTSPAARELLGDEVQFKHQIPWISGEMNQLHGRINIAFSVKGTRGEALMRFASYRTSHKGLFETTEWSLETPDGRRIDLLDGADPFQGIVADELDDDVDEQAAAAAAAAATRGFRQTTLK
- a CDS encoding 50S ribosomal protein L3 gives rise to the protein MAPRLPASCLQLLRSSTITNACAATVANNASSVLAGPRLHLLPFTAKRGVKYGWSTLPKRSKPARFNQTTAGLPALTTGPAAALARREKTTPLRTGVLATKKGMTAVYYGKKRVPCTILQLDQVQVVANKTRAKNGYWAVQIGAGTKEPRNVERPLLGYYEAKGIAPKRHLAEFKVRSEDGLLPVGVQLFPDWFQTGQYVDVRSNSRGMGFAGGMKRHGFAGQEASHGNSLNHRTIGTTGPSQGSGSRVLPGKKMPGRMGNERVTMQNLTVLKVDNELGVVLVKGAVAGPKNCIVQLQDAKKRKAPALPYRQEKLKELLESNEDAEARLQEARERHLELKKERRELPAFV
- a CDS encoding FAD binding domain protein, whose amino-acid sequence is MVPARPLDEPGFGRWCPFGGRVLPELFSARRGSVRRGHHQVVESFLPVSGTVNEAITETLLTSEKLVKQLQPWRKASPSAKKGGQLKQNYDRWGFLYGATAGGSEDWYITGQIDCYVTQNGRLCPQIESPIPR